A window of Salvia splendens isolate huo1 chromosome 8, SspV2, whole genome shotgun sequence genomic DNA:
CGAGTCATTCACATTCTTCCCAATCCAACTCCTCTCTCCTCCCCTCCCGGTGACCTTATCCACCACTGTCACCAGGAAGCTATTCAAGAAGTTCCCGACCCCTATCCCGCTAGTGAAGAACGTCGTCCCGAGGCTCTGCATGTCCTCGGGCGACTGGTCGTAGAAGAACTCTAGCAGCCCGATGGCGTTAAACACGTCGGCCACCCCCAGCAGCACGTACTGCGGGAGGAGGCCGAATATGCTCATGGGGACCACCTGGTTGGGTCCCGTGATCCCGTGCGCGTCAGCCACGCGCATGCGCCGCACCTCCACGACGTAGGCCACGGCGATGGCCACGATCTGGATGACGAAACCGACGCCGATGCGCTGGAGCAGAGTGATGCCGCGCGGGTTGCCCATGCGGCGGTGCATGAAGGGGACGAAGTAGCGGTCGTACATGGGGACAGAGACGAGCATGGAGAGGGTGACGAAACTGCCGAGGGAGGCCGCCGGGATCTGGAAGGTCGGGCCGAGGTGGCGGTCGAGGGTGGTGCCCTGTTTCACGAAGAGGGTGTTGATTTGGGCCCAGATGGTGCTTGGGATTAGGGTCACGACCCATATCATGCACATGCCTAGGACTAGCTTGGCTCCCTCCACTTGGGTCACTGTGCATGCTTGTCTCGTGGATTTCTCTGTCTTGATTGCTGCCATGTCTAGGAACCTGgaaaatcatgaagtttggtcAAAAGCGCAGATTTTTACGATAACGACGTCGTTTAATGAGCTTAGTCAGTCATGTCTACGCGCCACATCAATAAGTTCTGAGACGTAGAATGTAAGAAATTTTCTCTATGGAACCACAATCAAGAAAAAATTGACAATTATGATAATTGGCCGATCATATGATAACTTTGACATTCTTCTCAATTGTTCCATAATCTCATATTTAATGGAAATTATGTATGATTCTGCAAACGGAAAATACTATTTGGACAAAATATTCGACTACTTAAACGACGTCGTTTAATACACTTAGTCAGTCATGTTCGAGTGTCACGTCAATAAATTCAGACGCATAGAATGTAAGTAAGAAAGAACAATCAagaaaaaatgtcaaaattatgataattGATCATTTATGAAAGTCGTGAGATTGACTAGAATTTGATTGAacttgatgattttttttacaatttaccTTAAAAAACACTAGCTGGGtccactttaatatttttacgATACTCCTATATCAGCTTACTGTGACCGATTTAGAAGTTTTATTCTTAGGCATGTGGAACATTATATAGGGACCATTCTATTTTAACAAAGATGCATATGCAGAGAAATGGTAGGCTGTAGTTTCTGGTGCGACTAACTTTTCACATTAAAAAGGGAAGATAGGACAGACACAAAGAAATTGAGTCAActaaacttttattttattttaatgattttccTTCTTGTTTTTGGTCCATGATCGCACCCAACATGGTAGggtcattaaaattttaaaaaactacACCATTTCTGGAGCTGTATAATTAGGGAAACAAGAGTTAAGCCTTGAATAACAATTTCTACACATACATATAACTTAGCATAATCCAACTGTTCTGCCTGTCCTCAGCTTTCCACAAGTTATCCTCCGCCgttagaaagaaaagaaaatatttgacACTTTATTCTCAACAAATATTGGACGACTGAGACACTTATTTCATCGACTACTAAAAAAGTTGCAACTCATTGTCATCAAATTTAATTTCCTATTAATTACCAATCAAGCTATGCATGTCCATAGGTTAATTGACACCTAACAACTTTAATACACATCAATATGGAGGATATTTGAATGTGACAAAAATAGGGTCGATCAAGTTGAAATTGAAAGAAAGTTAATTTAGCAAATTATTATTAACAAACTACAAAAAAGTTTGGGGACTACCATAGCTCTTAGAAAATGGAGTAATAGATTAGGACAGtttattgcaagaaaaaagTAGTGGTGGACCAAATGAAGCACTTTAAGGAAAACAAATTGTTATCATGGATGCATATGGAACATAAAAATTGTACAAAGGGTGGCACCACCTTTGCCATGACTGTGGAGATAACCTATTTGTCATAATCACACAACACTCAATAAAATGGTCCCTTCAATTTATATCCAGTGACAACGAATCTATTAGCAAATAAGACTAAAAGATTCCCATCATACTTACCTATTATAGAGGAGTCTTGATATTTGATGTGTCCATTATATTctactttttatatatttaatataggGAAAATAGTACAATAtgatataataaatttattgcTAAGGACTACCTAAGAGTAATAGAGTAGAAATTTTGAAGTCGAATAATTAAAGTTTCTATAATTGTATTCTCACTAACGCCTCTATAAGTCAAGCATGTCTGTCATGTGTAGTTTTGCAAACAAGGGCATAAAAACATGAATTTGCCTTACACTAACTTCCTTTTCGGTCCTGTCCGTGTAATACTTTTCatacttatttttattaaagatcatatattctactaactcattttacttatattttattattaaacccGAGCCAGCCAACTTGTGACAATTAATAGCATACGAAGGGAGTATAAGTCAAAGAGAATCGGACCTGAAGATCGGGGTGTGATGGACTCGACGTTTTCTAGTAGTGACGTAATACTCCTGGTCGAGCTCATGAAGCTCGGAGGGATGGGCAGGTCGGTCAAGCCTGGCATTCGCGAGGGCGGTGACAACGACTCGTAGAAGGTCTTTAGCGGGCTTCCTAGTCCTCCTAATCTTGTGGCGATACAACGGGGTCCCGACATAGAAGATGATCAACGAGAAGATAAGGCCGACAGTTGGGATTCCATATCCGAGTCCCCATCCCAAGTTCTCTTGGATGTAGACGAGGCCGAGTGTAGCGAACAAGGCGCCGGTGAAAGCGCTGAACATCCACCAGTTGAAGAAGGAGGCCTTGAGCTTCTTCTCATGGGGGTTTAGATCATCGAATTGATCGGCGCCGAATGTGGAGATGTTAGGCTTTGTTCCACCGGCGCCTATGCCTATTATGTAGAGGGAAGTGTAGAAGAATGCTATTTGAGTAGTTGTGGCCTTGCTGCACACTCCATTTTCACAACTAGGCTTCAACATCTTCACCGAAACCGCCATGGTTAGGAGGATCATCCCCTAATTAAAAGATTCACAAATTCAATTATCCATTACTTCAAATAATCTAACACATCCAagaaaatatactactataaatgCATAAATATCATTTAATATTGTCTCGTACCGTCAAGGAAAAAAAGCTCTTGGCATATACCCTAATAAAGAATCTTATTTAGTTTCGTTACtggttttaaaaatataaagaaaaatgagttccGCTTACTTATAAGCCATCTGTCTATCAAATTTTATACACAGTTGTCATTTTAGTCTGTTCACAAAATattatccatttttttttcaatttttagtaagTGGGTAACATtttctactaactcattacactcacattctattagaaaacatatatataaaagtaggaaatgtgttccactaactttttcaactctcttttcttcacatttcttaaaattcgtgccgaaTCAAATgtatggagtattagttttataataaaatatgaatgtgataagttggtggaatatgcGTCCTACTTATCGTTTATGGTAAAAACGAAATAGGACTCTTAACgagggacgaacgaaaatggcAAAAGATTCTTATTGGattacggagggagtatgtgacTAGTCAATTAAGTACTCATTTCGTGAAATCTTAGTTGAtaacataattataaaaatgatttgATAATTCTTACTTTGATATAGCCCGTCATAGAGACAGGTGAACGCGGCCATACCAAGAAACTCATTTTTAGTATATaatgagaaaagaaataaaaaaacgaGAAACATCAATTTACAAGATATAACTAGCAAGATAGGTCACATTTCCATAATAAAATGAATGAAGCATCAACCCCACCTCAACCAACCAACTAACCATATAATTGTATGGATATAAGTGGTGCCTCATAAAACATGTGGAGAACCTAATACAGTCATTAGCAACACCATTAAATTGTGGCCCCCACAAACAAAAATCTGAGTCTTCTATTGGCCAACTTGGTTAGGTATACTCTATTATTGACCAACAAATGGCGTAGCATTGATGGTTAAACTTAGGTGGACAACGTGAAAAGTTCACTAACCAAAATCCAATTCCCACATAATCACAAAATCAAAAGTCACCTTACCAAATTTCACGAGATAAAGAAAACCAATATTTAATgcaaacatatacataaatcCATGGTTGATTTTCGATTTTAACACAAACTTCACTTAGATTGTAGATAccataaatttcaaattttgtaatTACCACAATCTTTTAGTTTCTAGCTGTTGCAATAATCTGACGGGGCATGTTCCGACATACAGTGGAGATATTTCTTCTGGACAcaggatttttaaaaattgtgtgaaatgtggaaatgtttttaacCATAGTGGACGACCCAAAAATGAATAAGACTTGACTACAGTGGAAAAGAGGAAAACTTACTATGACATAAATCAAAGATGAAATGGTGAAAGTCCAAAAGCGGCCTAAGTAGGAATCAGCTATGTATGCACCAAGAATTGGTGTGATCCAAACGGCTCCGGACCAGTTGTTGACGTTTCTAACTGATGAAACAGTGTCTTCATGGAGTTGGGTTGTCAAGTATACTACCAAATTCGAAGCTATACCGTAGAAGGCCATTCGCTCGAACGCTTCGTACGCTGTGAAAAATTACTTGTACATTAATAATCGGATTCAACTAGACCAATTTTGAGTATGTATCACCtcaaaacaatttaaaaagagCATGCAACTaatgtaatactccctccgtctcaataAGTAACATCTAGTTTCCAGCACGAGATTTTATCCAGTACTGTTTTCtgagttaatgaagaaatataaagtaaaagacaaaaaagtagagatggtattgttttcattttaagaaagtattcatttttaataggacaatCCAAAAGAAAACGTTTATTTTAAATGGGATAGAATGACTAAGAATTTTACAAGAAGAGTGATTATGTGTGTGATATTAAAGGGACTGCAGCTATTcctttttaatgggacagagagagtaagtTTCTTACCAACGAGGAAGGCACAGGCTTTCCATTTACCGGTCTTGTCAGCGAGCACGGGGCGGCCATGGAGATCGACTGTGCCGTCTTGTGTGAAGCCTTTGGAATCCATGAACAATATATGGAATCAAACTTGGAAGGTGAGTGTATTTATGTTTGTGAGAAGGAAAGGGTTCATACAAGATACATGATGAAGAAGTAGGAAGTGAAGGTGAAGGGAGTGGGAATGAGTGGATGGTTATAAGTAGGCGGTGCGGTGTTTGAGATTCTAGTCGCTTGTTTAAGGGGATAATGTTAATCATATAAGATGCAACAAATGCTGGTTGGATCGGGTCGATTCATTTATTGGCTGCTTTACTTTAAATACTTAAAATTTCCCACCTTCATTATTGTCTCTATCGTATTACGTACAATATAAAATAGATACAAAATCAATACTCATTcttatattaaaactaaagctAAAATAGAACTATTAAATTAGGATGATCAGCCGTTTATATCATATGGCATATCTATCAAATGTATTTATATACTCACTTCACTTCGTCCATCAAAaagtataaattattttctttattattattttcacttCGTCCATCAAAaagtataaattattttctttattattattttttttaaagtaagaactttctaattttgaacaACACATTACccttacacatcattttatttacaaactTATATCATTACACTCCATACTAATGACGCGAGTTCACTCTCCAATAACACTACTTACACTACCATTTATCTTGCTCTCTTACAATGCCAATTATTCATTAAACAGTGTCGAActaaatgttcatacttttagGGACGAAGGGACGGATGGAGTGTGATGTGATCAATAGCTAACTTATTAGCAATCCAAAATTGAGACCATtttttaaccattagattaggagatctagtggttgatataatgtcaagtagattttattttaaatttaaataattattaaataaaatttaagggtattaatatcaattctctcttattaaaattatcgcaaatctttaaatttatgtaactccctcgatttcaaatttttttcataaaaaatatatcaatttaaaggtaattttataaggattctaacgagatctcaattgcatatgttccgacgacgttcAGATGAtggaatttgatgatttttatttcagttttcgtaCATGTTGATGAACagatttttatcaacaaatacataaaaaaatctcaatataatgtacgtaaaatctcaatataatgcatgtaaaatctcaatataatgcatgtaaaatctcaataaaattgtgttgatattttcgtgtacttgtgttaaaatactcatatcattgtgttgatatttgtaatacactatgttgatattaaaaaaaacacaaaaattgtgatatgataatagaatcacgatcttacccttttgttgatacgttctctactatttattgaaa
This region includes:
- the LOC121745383 gene encoding protein NRT1/ PTR FAMILY 5.1; translated protein: MDSKGFTQDGTVDLHGRPVLADKTGKWKACAFLVAYEAFERMAFYGIASNLVVYLTTQLHEDTVSSVRNVNNWSGAVWITPILGAYIADSYLGRFWTFTISSLIYVIGMILLTMAVSVKMLKPSCENGVCSKATTTQIAFFYTSLYIIGIGAGGTKPNISTFGADQFDDLNPHEKKLKASFFNWWMFSAFTGALFATLGLVYIQENLGWGLGYGIPTVGLIFSLIIFYVGTPLYRHKIRRTRKPAKDLLRVVVTALANARLDRPAHPSELHELDQEYYVTTRKRRVHHTPIFRFLDMAAIKTEKSTRQACTVTQVEGAKLVLGMCMIWVVTLIPSTIWAQINTLFVKQGTTLDRHLGPTFQIPAASLGSFVTLSMLVSVPMYDRYFVPFMHRRMGNPRGITLLQRIGVGFVIQIVAIAVAYVVEVRRMRVADAHGITGPNQVVPMSIFGLLPQYVLLGVADVFNAIGLLEFFYDQSPEDMQSLGTTFFTSGIGVGNFLNSFLVTVVDKVTGRGGERSWIGKNVNDSHLDYYYAFLFLLSALNLVVFLLASNKYVYKVESAEVEGRQQINEGKTLGLQV